One genomic region from Henningerozyma blattae CBS 6284 chromosome 2, complete genome encodes:
- the YKU80 gene encoding ATP-dependent DNA helicase YKU80 (similar to Saccharomyces cerevisiae YKU80 (YMR106C); ancestral locus Anc_2.444) encodes MSECTAFLIDVSKSMIQEKGIVKSMAYLEYALLEKVKKLRKTDYISIYLFNSLWESNSDNVPNIYHSQKIIAPVRSIEAIRTIKEIQRYIDTFDEGKYDENYIEYESLSSFQCLILASLEMEYFFGKRKVFKQIMVFTNNLDRLDLAEAEVKTLTTEIEPRIVLANCGKESNVDVYQTKWGQIVKTNPLSKIFSIDYLLKEVTNPRLATIKPIRIFTGPLRLGADISSITHPSESTSIDIQEDPRCLSILVEGYPATKSVSNLNKIQVIKKQNGQEKNIKKGNDSVISDKYLSANYVQTKSIIEYEVHEKILDAKDNITRNKNRADDNEEESENVDYKTVTVSSKSISKVYRYGTDYVVLPTTLTDNLSFNTYPGLDITGFMDEESLPRHYLISESTFIVADSRAGSTADMMSFEILVDVLYENKKIAIARYVQKNNTNAQMVMLCPVLVDHSDILSEQDIQKYRSIHDDDNEEVNMRGLILSRLPFAEDERVSEFPKLSNRHMKNEKSKLEAEEIDSLMGNFIDGLDMDGLPAVSDNKYFKSIKETTEISQLPLPNTDNNRKVVVKEETDPLRIPAIHVHCQKDVLLEWVDQKLIRDSVTFESPHLSKSMKDQITPFYTDKFSIHNATKLVEKLKLKKVIEKRNQDKDEKVENYTKARELAQANDLTIDSLLKKGVREDI; translated from the coding sequence ATGTCCGAATGTACAGCATTTCTCATCGATGTTTCAAAATCAATGATCCAAGAAAAGGGCATCGTTAAATCGATGGCTTACCTTGAGTATGCACTACttgaaaaagttaaaaaattaagaaagaCAGATTACATTagtatttatttgtttaattCCCTATGGGAATCTAATTCAGATAATgttccaaatatttatcacAGCCAGAAAATTATTGCACCTGTAAGATCAATAGAAGCGATTCGAactataaaagaaattcaaagatACATAGATACATTTGATGAGGGCAAGTACGACGAAAATTACATTGAGTatgaatcattatcatcatttcaATGTTTGATTCTGGCATCACTAGAAATGgagtatttttttggaaaacGTAAAGtttttaaacaaattatggtttttacaaataatttagatagATTAGACTTAGCAGAAGCAGAAGTTAAAACTTTGACAACGGAAATTGAACCAAGAATTGTACTAGCTAATTGTGGTAAGGAATCAAATGTCGACGTTTATCAAACGAAATGGGGACAAATCGTTAAAACAAACCCACTTTCTAAAATATTCTCGATTGATTACTTATTGAAGGAAGTAACCAACCCAAGATTGGCTACTATTAAACcaattagaatatttacAGGTCCCTTACGACTAGGAGCAGACATCTCTAGTATTACACATCCAAGTGAAAGCACTTCTATTGATATTCAAGAGGACCCTAGATGCTTATCGATTTTGGTGGAGGGTTATCCCGCAACGAAATcagtttcaaatttaaataaaatacaagtAATCAAGAAACAAAATGgtcaagaaaaaaatattaaaaaggGTAATGATAGCGTAATAAGTGATAAATATCTATCAGCCAATTATGTTCaaacaaaatcaattattgaatatgaGGTACATGAAAAAATTCTAGACGcaaaagataatattacTAGAAACAAGAATAGAGCTGACGATAATGAAGAGGAAAGTGAAAATGTAGATTATAAAACAGTTACTGTTTCAAGCAAATCAATTTCTAAGGTTTATAGATATGGTACAGATTACGTTGTTTTACCTACAACTTTGACtgataatttatcttttaacaCATACCCTGGTTTAGATATTACTGGTTTCATGGATGAAGAATCATTACCAAGGCATTATCTAATTTCTGAGTCAACATTTATTGTAGCAGATAGCAGAGCAGGTTCTACTGCCGATATGATGTCATTTGAAATCTTGGTGGATGTTTTATAtgaaaataagaaaattgCTATTGCAAGATATGttcaaaagaataataCAAATGCACAAATGGTAATGTTGTGCCCTGTACTTGTAGATCATTCTGATATACTGTCTGAACAAGATATTCAGAAATATAGGTCTATccatgatgatgataatgaggAGGTTAATATGCGAGGCTTGATTTTATCACGTTTACCCTTTGCTGAGGATGAAAGGGTTTCTGAATTTCCTAAATTATCGAATAGGCATATGAAGAATGAGAAATCTAAGTTAGAAGCCGAGGAAATCGATAGTTTAATGGGCAATTTTATTGATGGTTTAGATATGGATGGTCTTCCAGCAGTGtcagataataaatatttcaaatccATTAAAGAAACCACTGAGATCTCACAATTACCATTGCCTAATACTGATAATAATAGGAAGGTAGTCGTTAAAGAGGAGACTGATCCTTTAAGGATCCCTGCCATTCACGTGCATTGTCAAAAGGATGTGTTATTAGAATGGGTTGACCAGAAGCTAATTAGAGACTCTGTGACATTCGAAAGTCCTCATTTATCTAAAAGTATGAAAGACCAAATTACTCCATTTTACACAGACAAGTTTTCTATTCATAATGCAACTAAGCTGgtagaaaaattgaaactaAAGAAAGTAATTGAAAAGAGGAATCAAGATAAGGATGAAAAAGTGGAAAATTACACGAAAGCTAGGGAACTAGCACAAGCTAACGACCTGACTATTGATTCGCTACTGAAGAAAGGTGTTAGAGAAGATATCTAA
- the PMU1 gene encoding putative phosphomutase (similar to Saccharomyces cerevisiae PMU1 (YKL128C); ancestral locus Anc_2.442), whose protein sequence is MQFKALPGFFKAYEEQNSKPIDSSKEDHLKFVHHKTWKDLYKSIPHNSSDIEYKLIILGRHGQGYHNAAIDRYGMDAWNKHWSLLDGDEYGEWLDSRLTPLGKKQVSRTGKEVLLPMVKGLGKYPDVYFSSPMRRCLETYVGSWGQVYKMVENDQKKLEITIIENLRETLGEHTCDKRVLHSEVISEYQNSKMESGHIAHWNYPKGYPEEDQLWFADWRETNEEMDVRVRSGLEELFSQVKSDERIVSLTCHSGVIDSVLRNLDHPAVENLDVGKSVIAVVALRR, encoded by the coding sequence ATGCAATTCAAAGCTCTACCAGGTTTCTTTAAAGCTTATGAAGAACAAAACAGTAAACCAATTGATTCTTCCAAAGAAGATCACTTAAAATTCGTTCATCATAAGACTTGGAAAGATCTATACAAGAGTATCCCTCATAACAGCAGTgatattgaatataaattgattattttagGACGTCATGGCCAAGGTTATCACAACGCTGCGATTGACAGATATGGTATGGACGCATGGAATAAGCATTGGTCTTTGCTAGATGGCGATGAATATGGAGAATGGCTAGATTCGAGATTAACTCCCCTTGGTAAAAAACAAGTTTCAAGAACCGGGAAAGAAGTATTGTTACCTATGGTAAAAGGATTAGGCAAATACCCCGATGTCTATTTTTCATCACCTATGCGTCGTTGTTTGGAAACCTATGTAGGCTCATGGGGTCAAGTTTATAAGATGGTTGAAAATGACCAAAAGAAGTTGGAAATTACGATAATTGAAAATCTAAGAGAAACTCTAGGGGAGCATACATGCGATAAACGTGTTTTACATTCTGAAGTTATTTCCGAATATCAGAATTCTAAAATGGAGTCTGGTCATATTGCTCATTGGAATTATCCAAAAGGGTATCCAGAAGAAGATCAACTTTGGTTTGCAGACTGGCGTGAAACGAATGAAGAAATGGATGTACGTGTTCGTTCTGGgttagaagaattattttctcAAGTTAAATCGGATGAAAGAATTGTTTCATTAACATGCCATTCAGGTGTTATTGACAGTGTATTACGCAATTTGGATCACCCTGCCGTGGAGAATTTAGATGTTGGTAAATCAGTTATTGCTGTTGTTGCTTTAAGAAGATGA
- the SRP21 gene encoding signal recognition particle subunit SRP21 (similar to Saccharomyces cerevisiae SRP21 (YKL122C); ancestral locus Anc_2.449), giving the protein MSVKPIDTYIQDSVRLFQVSPSTSTITITYKTKKDKLNKKEKETDEQIKSTKTQPVNSVSFVTTNNQTSTHYSFETRKTKDVSRLLSALGPRGVTINLTKLEKKIKF; this is encoded by the coding sequence ATGTCGGTAAAACCAATTGACACATATATTCAAGATTCAGTACGATTATTCCAAGTATCGCCTTCCACTTCCACTATCACCATCACTTATAAGACTAAAAAAGACaaactaaataaaaaagaaaaagaaactgATGAACAAATAAAATCTACGAAGACTCAACCAGTCAATTCAGTATCTTTCGTTACTACAAACAACCAAACTTCTACTCATTACTCTTTTGAAACtagaaaaacaaaagatgTATCCAGACTATTATCTGCTTTAGGCCCAAGAGGTGTAACAATAAATTTGAccaaattggaaaaaaaaataaagttttga
- the TBLA0B09010 gene encoding uncharacterized protein (similar to Saccharomyces cerevisiae PGM1 (YKL127W) and PGM2 (YMR105C); ancestral locus Anc_2.445), which produces MVAEIQTIPTKPYQDQKPGTSGLRKKTKVFMDEPNYTENFIQAIMDAIPEGSKDATLVVGGDGRFYNDVIMNKIAAIGAANGVKKLIIGQNGILSTPAASHIIRTYKDKVTGGIILTASHNPGGPTNDLGIKYNLGNGAPAPEAVTDAIWEASKKLTDYKIVNDFPELDLATIVENKKYGNLLVDIIDSTEAYVKYMKEIFDFPLIKKFIVSQRETKNWKLLFDSLNGVTGPYGKAIFADEFGLPADEVLQNYVPKPDFGGLHPDPNLTYAKTLVSRVDKEKIEFGAASDGDGDRNMIYGYGPTFVSPGDSVAIIAEYASEIPYFAKQGIYGLARSFPTSSAIDRVAKEHNLNCYEVPTGWKFFCKLFDENKLSICGEESFGTGSNHVREKDGVWAIMAWLNILAIYNKKHPERDASLKTIQDEFWAKYGRTFFTRYDFENIKSETANEIVDILKNFISKSDAIGSVFPADESLKIADCGDFSYTDLDGSVSKNQGLFIKFSNGARLVLRLSGTGSSGATIRMYVEQYTDDSKKYQEAADDFLKPVIKSVLKFLKFKEILGSDEPTVKT; this is translated from the coding sequence ATGGTAGCTGAAATCCAAACCATTCCAACAAAGCCATACCAAGACCAAAAGCCAGGTACTTCTGGTTTAAGAAAGAAGACTAAGGTCTTCATGGATGAACCAAATTATACCGAGAATTTTATCCAAGCCATTATGGATGCTATCCCAGAAGGCTCTAAAGACGCAACTTTGGTTGTAGGTGGTGACGGTCGTTTCTATAACGATGTTATCATGAACAAAATTGCTGCTATTGGTGCCGCTAATGGtgttaaaaaattgattattgGTCAAAACGGTATTTTGTCAACTCCAGCTGCTTctcatattattagaacTTATAAAGATAAAGTTACTGGTGGTATCATTTTAACTGCTTCTCATAACCCAGGTGGTCCAACTAACGATTTAGgtatcaaatataatttagGCAACGGTGCTCCAGCTCCAGAAGCTGTTACTGATGCTATTTGGGAAgcttcaaaaaaattgacTGATTACAAAATTGTCAATGATTTCCCAGAATTAGATTTAGCTACTATcgttgaaaataaaaaatacgGTAATTTGTTGGTGGATATCATCGATAGTACTGAAGCTTATGTTAAATATATGAAggaaatttttgatttccCATTGATTAAGAAATTCATTGTTTCCCAACGCGAAACCAAAAATTGGAAGTTATTATTCGATTCATTGAACGGTGTCACTGGTCCATATGGTAAGGCTATATTTGCCGATGAATTCGGTTTGCCAGCTGATGAAGTTTTGCAAAACTACGTTCCAAAACCAGATTTCGGTGGTTTGCACCCAGATCCAAATTTAACTTACGCAAAAACTCTAGTTAGCAGAGTCGACaaggaaaaaattgaatttggtGCTGCATCTGATGGTGATGGTGATAGAAATATGATTTACGGTTACGGTCCAACTTTCGTTTCTCCAGGTGATTCTGTTGCTATTATTGCCGAATATGCCTCTGAAATCCCTTACTTTGCTAAACAAGGTATCTATGGTTTAGCTCGTTCATTCCCTACATCTAGTGCCATTGATAGAGTTGCTAAAGAAcataatttgaattgttATGAAGTTCCAACCGGTTGGAAATTCTTCTGTAAATTATTCGATGAAAATAAGCTATCTATTTGTGGTGAAGAATCCTTCGGTACAGGTTCTAATCATGTCAGAGAAAAGGATGGTGTTTGGGCTATTATGGCTTGGTTGAACATCTTGGCCATTTACAACAAGAAACATCCAGAAAGAGATGCTTCTTTAAAGACAATTCAAGATGAATTCTGGGCTAAGTATGGTCGTACTTTCTTCACTCGTTACGATTTTGAAAACATCAAATCTGAAACTGCTAATGAAATCGTTGACATTTTAAAGAACTTTATTTCTAAGTCAGATGCTATTGGTTCAGTATTCCCAGCAGATGAATCCCTAAAGATCGCAGATTGTGGTGATTTCTCTTATACTGATTTAGATGGTTCTGTTTCTAAGAACCAAGgtttatttatcaaattctcCAATGGTGCTAGATTAGTTTTGAGATTATCCGGTACTGGTTCTTCAGGTGCAACTATTAGAATGTATGTGGAACAATATACAGATGATTCTAAGAAATACCAAGAAGCTGCTGATGATTTCTTGAAACCAGTCATTAAGAGTGTTCtaaaattcttaaaattCAAGGAAATTTTAGGCTCTGATGAACCAACTGTCAAGACTTAA
- the TBLA0B08980 gene encoding uncharacterized protein (similar to Saccharomyces cerevisiae YKL121W and YMR102C; ancestral locus Anc_2.450) produces the protein MQPLRFNRKSFDFSSNTPHIHTPNTNTNTNNGNNNSSNNNNNNSKSTSTNVSNSFIHRTSFSEIRKHLISMSHENPLISTTNLASTSTPKLNSNSLNGSMEPTTIHNLIMDENVLSNSATSNNRDILSILDIDQFEDYLADPHYIKVIKKKKDAKLFRRYFLAQELLNTDHDLLSHNTNTSINSSAYTNGTNFTIDSNPLLPTFSNNNLSPTRSASNNTPSKRKRGNSMATVNSESPINAIWSTKFSLDGKFLSTCGKNGVIKIWKVVGSPVERLEMDLLTSIETSSGSTLLNNNNSNNNNNNSNVTTSNNNPSSTTKALGLGIQSTLKMELSLSNTSSNTLFNTNTNNNSTNSHSNSNTDTNSNIQNNNGNKNSTGIDDLINNNSNIDNLTNNPNDEVAKTTNNLYAPVFHPLPFKIYSEHLRDILDSDWSKNNFLLSASMDKTVKIWHMNRSNSLKTFKHPDFVTSVKFCPNDDRFFISGCLDHVVRFWSIIENEVTFQFNAQDLITSIAISPDKDGKLTIISTFNGFIHILWTNGLRLIATFHITDKQTHDKSLFSMDTLLNLNNNSDPNLQRKFKLDLNSHSGPRITDVQCFSEFINTNDDRTSTLKDSSNVDNQSSKKDIKSLNLKLLVTSNDSRIRLFDLNSLKLMEVLKGFNNTSASQNRPFLLVNTENLPPLVICGSNDNSVYGWKLQSMQRNLQQTHQLQQQQQQQQQMEKQAHVDSKKKNTLTRSRSLKSLLLRKSKSHGSDSNSESPSRNRHLPNPLKILPIINNGQALRNSSYVTFKAHQSPVTTAVLAPSGACKRLSLSNDLICELYSKYYKDSLKYGTPDDDLNHDSHRSHHSSSNSHRTGSNHHQNNSNKNSNGQHSTIFNGTTKVNQGNLPNMKDIIGDILITTDNQGNIRIFRADMPDSIRKIILEHLHNYKIHQQHLHTLQQQVKAQSSTPNHIPQSGKSQTPQQKQCIACDIIRNGSTLRKNLKFSSSSDSLVSTSSNSSPVNNPNNSGSNIPLSLRGSPYRSAHSKSAIFSDQMGVSSRPKLNGTKSTTNINGNELNNQGSITNSSTIKRSESLISVANPNSSLISLTPVNSEVVVTNTYNNTSKTVSPTARSKSTTNGVTNTNIIVNDEGITISPLPKLQCTVCDGTKFRKLPNNKTGYYCIDCGTILNKLR, from the coding sequence ATGCAACCTTTAAgatttaatagaaaaagtTTTGACTTTAGTTCTAATACTCCGCATATCCATACTCCTAATACGAAtactaatacaaataatggtaataataatagtagtaataataataataataattcaaagtCAACTTCCACAAACGTAAGTAATAGTTTCATACATAGAACTTCGTTTTCAGAAATTAGAAAgcatttaatttcaatgaGTCATGAAAATCCTTTAATTAGTACAACTAATTTAGCTTCCACATCGACTCCcaaattaaattcaaattcactTAATGGTTCAATGGAGCCTACCACAATTCACAATCTTATAATGGATGAAAATGTATTAAGTAATAGTGCAACATCTAACAATAGAGATATTTTAAGTATATTAGATATCGATCAATTTGAAGATTATTTAGCAGATCCACATTATATTAAAGtcataaaaaagaaaaaggaTGCAAAGTTATTTAGAAGATATTTCTTGGCTCAAGAATTACTTAATACAGACcatgatttattatcacataatacaaatactaGTATTAACAGTAGTGCATATACAAACGGTACTAATTTTACAATAGATTCAAATCCATTGTTACCTACttttagtaataataatctttcGCCAACCCGTAGTGCATCAAATAATACGCCATCAAAACGAAAAAGAGGTAATTCCATGGCAACTGTTAATTCAGAAAGCCCAATTAATGCAATTTGGTCGACAAAATTTAGTTTAGATGGAAAGTTTCTCTCGACATGTGGTAAAAATGGtgttattaaaatttggaaaGTTGTTGGATCTCCAGTGGAAAGATTGGAAATGGATTTATTGACTTCAATTGAAACCTCTAGTGGTTCAACGcttctaaataataataatagcaataataacaataataatagcaatgTTACCactagtaataataacccATCTTCAACAACCAAAGCATTAGGTCTAGGTATTCAAAGTACATTAAAAATGGAGCTTTCATTAAGTAATACAAGTTCAaatactttatttaatacaaacacaaataataactctACAAATTCtcattcaaattcaaatactgATACAAATTCTAAcatacaaaataataatggtaacAAAAACTCAACAGGAATTGATGAcctaataaataataattcaaatattgataatttaacaaataatccaaatgaTGAAGTAGCAAAAACAACTAATAATCTTTATGCTCCAGTATTCCACCCTTTAccatttaaaatatatagtgAACACTTAAGAGATATTTTGGATTCCGATTGgtctaaaaataattttttattgagTGCATCAATGGATAAAACTGTAAAAATATGGCATATGAATAGatctaattctttaaagaCATTCAAGCACCCAGACTTTGTTACAAGTGTTAAATTTTGTCCAAATGATGatagattttttatatcgGGATGTTTAGATCATGTTGTTAGATTCTGGtcaattattgaaaatgaagtaACTTTCCAATTTAATGCACAAGATTTAATTACCTCTATAGCAATTTCGCCTGATAAAGATGGGAAACTAACTATTATATCAACTTTTAATGGGTTTATCCATATACTTTGGACAAACGGATTACGTTTAATTGCTACTTTCCACATCACTGATAAACAAACTCAtgataaatctttatttagTATGGATACTTTGCTGaatcttaataataattcagatCCTAATTTGCAACGGAAATTTAAACTTGATTTAAATAGTCATAGTGGTCCAAGAATAACTGATGTCCAATGTTTTAGtgaatttataaatacTAATGACGATAGAACTTCAACTTTGAAAGATTCTTCCAACGTAGATAATCAAAGTagtaaaaaagatataaaaagtttaaatcTCAAGTTATTGGTTACTTCAAATGATTCAAGAATACGATTGTTTGATTTAAACtcattaaaattgatgGAAGTTTTAAAAGGTTTCAATAACACTTCAGCATCGCAAAATAGGCCATTCTTGTTAGTGAATACAGAAAACTTGCCCCCTTTAGTAATATGTGGTAGTAATGATAATTCTGTTTATGGATGGAAATTACAATCTATGCAAAGGAATCTTCAACAAACACATCAAttacaacaacagcaacagcaacagcagcAAATGGAAAAGCAAGCACATGTAGATtctaagaaaaaaaatactttgACAAGATCAAGGAGTTTGAAATCTTTATTACTAAGAAAAAGTAAAAGTCATGGTAGCGATTCTAATAGTGAATCTCCATCTCGTAACCGTCATTTACCAAACCccttaaaaatattacctATCATAAATAACGGTCAAGCTCTCCGGAATAGTTCATATGTTACATTCAAAGCACATCAATCACCAGTAACTACAGCTGTCTTAGCTCCAAGTGGGGCTTGTAAGAGACTAAGTTtatcaaatgatttaatatgTGAATTATATTCGAAATACTATAAAGATAGTTTAAAATACGGTACTCctgatgatgatttaaaCCATGATAGTCATCGCAGTCATCatagtagtagtaataGCCATCGTACTGGTAgtaatcatcatcaaaataatagcaataagAATAGTAATGGTCAGCATAGCACTATATTTAATGGTACAACTAAGGTAAATCAAGGTAATTTGCCAAATATGAAAGATATTATTGGAGATATCTTAATTACTACTGATAATCAAGGAAATATACGTATTTTTAGAGCAGATATGCCAGAttcaataagaaaaatcatTTTGGAACATTTACATAATTACAAGATTCATCAGCAACATTTGCATACACTACAACAACAAGTTAAAGCTCAATCTTCGACTCCAAATCATATTCCACAGTCAGGGAAATCACAAACACCACAACAAAAGCAATGCATAGCATgtgatattattagaaacgGTTCAACTTTAAGGAAAAATCTCAAATTTAGTAGCAGTTCTGATTCTCTTGTAAGTACTAGTAGTAATAGCAGTCCTGTGAATAATCCCAATAATTCAGGATCCAATATTCCGTTATCTCTAAGAGGATCGCCGTACAGAAGCGCACATTCTAAATCTGCGATATTTTCAGATCAAATGGGAGTTTCTTCTAGACCTAAACTAAATGGGACTAAAAGTACCACGAATATAAATggtaatgaattaaataatcaagGAAGCATTACTAATAGCAGTACTATCAAAAGATCAGAGAGTTTGATATCAGTTGCTAATCCCAATTCTAGCTTAATATCCCTTACTCCCGTTAATTCGGAAGTAGTTGTTACAAACAcgtataataatacaagTAAAACGGTAAGCCCAACAGCAAGATCAAAATCTACCACAAATGGAGTTACGAATACTAATATCATTGTAAATGATGAAGGGATTACAATCAGCCCATTACCCAAGCTTCAATGTACTGTTTGTGATGGTACTAAGTTTCGTAAGTTGCCAAACAATAAAACAGGTTATTACTGTATTGATTGTGGAACAATTCTTAATAAATTACGTTAg
- the TBLA0B09000 gene encoding uncharacterized protein (similar to Saccharomyces cerevisiae SSH4 (YKL124W); ancestral locus Anc_2.448), translated as MFIKDTIGQDIQRVFRSDKSLNVEVLPEPYDGGSQPEAVNLAFLISLSITFTVIMIVLVVAGLYVMLTGEDEDEFDMEANNNGASHTRRMRSMHMLLGKKKPGLLLDSSFTSPGRFDDAEHLREREQTELPKMSNFEVALYKRSKEYNKMVPPIIKELGTYLHKSDLRFIKDRGIQSYFFLPSINDNVDINGNFLPSFLVQDKLDILFTKNNQSSSTISNYPLPINKRDAVYFEVKIYKFPKPSNTIFSIGLVTAPYPYFRIPGMSKYSIAYESTGKLRVNNPFTANTLLPKLQEGDVVGFGYRYKYGSIFITHNGKKLMDVAENIAIDLFVSIGAMNASYTRTYTRDGLLEDPDNVELRDALSNGQDISLPEKLDRTFDVKDSNNLVESDEVELQVNLGQIGFVFIEANVKKYSFGKVFGDIGIPPSYNGEETKKDLVLQKGDDLPPNYLFDDEEVDVGMSTSNAALQRQPTTTNNSTEGGSSRRGLDSGRGTSVTESDQNTDVQFNAKTILDMQNETDEQDENTPLLNTVSTNNDESHADNNDNINDDPTSTLIKKTPSGKKTKNKKIKRKVKEVEDIKLDFVSS; from the coding sequence atgtttattaaagataCTATTGGACAAGACATACAGCGTGTATTCCGTAGTGATAAATCTCTGAATGTTGAAGTTCTACCTGAACCTTATGATGGTGGTAGTCAGCCAGAAGCTGTAAACTTGGCATTTTTGATAAGTTTATCTATTACTTTTACTGTCATAATGATAGTTTTAGTTGTAGCCGGGCTTTATGTTATGTTAACAggagaagatgaagatgagtTTGATATGGAggcaaataataatggtgCCTCTCATACAAGACGTATGAGGTCCATGCATATGTTACTAGGGAAAAAGAAGCCAGGCTTGCTATTAGACTCTAGTTTCACTTCACCGGGTAGATTTGATGATGCAGAACATTTGAGAGAAAGAGAACAGACTGAGCTACCAAAAATGTCTAATTTTGAAGTTGCTTTGTATAAAAGATctaaagaatataataagaTGGTACCACCAATAATTAAAGAACTAGGTACTTATTTACACAAGAGTGATttaagatttattaaagatcGAGGTATTCAAAGTTACTTCTTTCTACCAagtattaatgataatgttGATATAAATGGGAATTTTCTACCCAGTTTTTTGGTGCAAGATAAATTGGATATTTTGTTTACTAAGAATAATCAAAGTTCCAGTACAATTTCGAATTATCCATTaccaataaataaaaggGATGCAGTTTATTTTGAagttaaaatttataagtTTCCAAAACCTTCAAATACTATCTTTAGCATAGGTTTAGTTACCGCACCTTATCCATATTTTAGAATTCCTGGTATgtcaaaatattcaattgcCTACGAATCCACAGGTAAATTAAGAGTTAATAACCCATTTACCGCAAATACTTTACTACCTAAATTGCAAGAAGGGGATGTTGTTGGTTTTGGTTATCGATACAAATACGGTTCTATTTTCATCACCCATAATGGTAAAAAACTAATGGATGTAGCGGAAAATATTGctattgatttatttgttaGTATAGGTGCAATGAATGCCTCATATACCAGAACATATACGAGAGATGGTTTATTAGAAGATCCAGATAATGTTGAACTAAGAGATGCACTATCAAACGGCCAAGATATATCATTGCCTGAAAAGCTAGATAGAACATTTGATGTTAAagatagtaataatttagtAGAAAGTGATGAAGTTGAACTACAGGTCAATTTAGGGCAAATTGGATTTGTTTTCATTGAAGCAAAtgtgaaaaaatatagtttTGGTAAAGTTTTTGGTGATATTGGTATTCCACCATCTTATAATGGAGAAGAAACTAAAAAAGATTTAGTTTTACAGAAGGGTGATGATCTACCACCAAATTATTTGTtcgatgatgaagaagtcGATGTTGGGATGTCTACAAGTAACGCAGCACTTCAAAGACAGCCAACAACAACCAATAATAGCACAGAAGGTGGGTCGTCACGTAGAGGTTTAGATTCTGGAAGAGGCACCTCTGTAACGGAATCGGATCAAAACACTGATGTTCAGTTCAATGCGAAAACAATATTAGATATGCAAAACGAAACAGATGAACAAGATGAAAATACTCCGCTTTTAAATACAGTATctactaataatgatgaaagtCATGCTGATAATAAcgataatattaatgatgatcCCACTAGtactttaataaaaaaaacaccCTCTGGGAAGAAAacaaagaataaaaaaataaaaagaaaggtAAAAGAGGTAGAAGACATTAAGTTAGATTTTGTTAGTTCATAA